The Sporomusa termitida genome has a window encoding:
- a CDS encoding ECF transporter S component: MDVRANVVTGLLIALSFAGANIKVLGSIAFDSMPGFLGTLLLGAAHGAIIAAAGHFLTALLAGFPLSLLVHIITMGIMAATMAAFGSVYQRFAAGSRFSGPGALLAGLVAVLINGPVGLFILSPLLLPLIGQTGMLSLLPLITGVAALNVLLAVIIYRLLGNVKAKEANDK, from the coding sequence TTGGATGTAAGAGCAAATGTTGTAACAGGCTTGCTTATTGCCTTAAGTTTTGCCGGGGCGAATATCAAGGTGCTGGGGAGTATTGCTTTTGATTCAATGCCGGGATTTTTGGGAACACTACTGCTTGGGGCAGCACATGGCGCCATTATTGCGGCTGCCGGGCATTTCCTGACAGCCTTGCTGGCAGGTTTTCCTTTGTCGCTGCTTGTGCATATTATCACAATGGGTATTATGGCGGCCACTATGGCCGCTTTTGGCAGCGTTTATCAGCGGTTTGCCGCCGGCAGCCGCTTTTCCGGGCCAGGGGCGCTTCTGGCCGGGCTTGTTGCGGTTTTGATCAATGGTCCGGTCGGCTTGTTTATCCTGTCACCATTACTCCTGCCGCTGATAGGTCAGACCGGCATGCTGTCGCTGCTGCCGCTTATCACCGGCGTTGCTGCGCTGAATGTGTTATTAGCCGTTATTATCTACCGGCTGTTGGGCAATGTTAAGGCAAAAGAGGCGAATGACAAATAA
- the iadA gene encoding beta-aspartyl-peptidase codes for MFTILKGGTVFAPENMGVQDVLIAGQVIARVAPGIEPVPGYGETRVLDVTGRRIVPGFVDQHVHLLGGGGEGGYATRTPEVVLSNIVLAGTTTVVGCLGTDGITRSMAGLLAKARSLELEGISTYIYTGAYEVPPPTITGSVRSDLVLIDKVIGCGEIAISDHRSSQPIPAELARLAAEARVGGLLSGKAGVLHLHVGTGARRLSMIFDIITATEIPVSQFVPTHINRNWDLVNDGIRLTRLGGVIDFTAAESGQPDSLTAAQAILHCLEQGVPIDCMTISSDGQGSLPVFDSQGSMSGLKVAGMTGLHGEVKNLTACGLALSEALRPVTVNPAKILKLYPEKGTLLPGSHADIVVFGDSLAIEHVFAKGRQLVRHGQAVVSGAFS; via the coding sequence ATGTTTACCATTTTAAAGGGTGGCACAGTCTTTGCCCCTGAGAATATGGGGGTGCAGGATGTTTTGATTGCCGGACAGGTGATTGCCCGTGTTGCGCCGGGGATCGAGCCGGTGCCGGGCTATGGGGAAACCAGGGTGCTTGATGTAACCGGCCGGCGGATTGTGCCGGGGTTTGTCGATCAGCATGTTCATCTGCTGGGCGGCGGCGGGGAAGGCGGTTATGCCACCCGGACACCGGAGGTTGTTCTCAGCAATATTGTGCTGGCCGGTACAACGACCGTTGTCGGCTGTCTGGGCACGGACGGGATAACCAGGAGTATGGCCGGGCTGCTGGCCAAAGCCCGGAGCCTTGAGCTGGAGGGAATCTCCACTTATATTTATACCGGGGCCTACGAGGTGCCGCCGCCGACAATTACCGGCAGCGTCCGGTCAGACCTGGTGCTGATTGATAAAGTCATTGGCTGCGGTGAGATTGCGATCAGCGACCACCGCTCTTCCCAGCCAATCCCGGCCGAGCTGGCCCGGTTGGCGGCTGAGGCCCGGGTGGGCGGCTTATTAAGCGGCAAGGCCGGTGTGCTGCACCTGCATGTGGGCACCGGGGCGCGCCGGCTTAGTATGATTTTTGACATCATAACGGCAACGGAGATCCCGGTGAGCCAGTTTGTGCCTACCCATATCAACCGTAACTGGGACCTGGTCAATGACGGTATCAGGCTGACCCGGCTGGGCGGGGTGATTGATTTTACTGCCGCCGAGTCCGGTCAGCCTGACTCTCTTACTGCCGCGCAGGCTATTTTGCATTGTCTGGAGCAGGGTGTGCCTATTGACTGTATGACAATCAGCTCCGACGGTCAGGGCAGTCTGCCGGTGTTTGACAGCCAGGGCAGTATGAGCGGGCTGAAGGTTGCCGGTATGACCGGCCTCCACGGCGAGGTCAAAAATCTGACCGCCTGCGGCCTGGCTTTGAGTGAGGCCTTGCGGCCGGTCACTGTCAATCCGGCCAAAATCCTTAAATTATACCCGGAGAAAGGGACCCTGCTGCCAGGCAGCCATGCCGATATTGTTGTCTTTGGCGATAGTCTCGCTATTGAACATGTTTTTGCCAAAGGCAGGCAGCTTGTCCGCCACGGGCAGGCTGTCGTTAGCGGCGCTTTTTCATAA
- a CDS encoding radical SAM protein → MYRSVKFRTRPLEEIMAQIQAAKPYALQIRRIFLADGNALVLATDKLLQVLAVLQQTFPRLQRVSCYAGPKDMLNKSPAELTALREAGLKLVYYGLESGDEVVLKDVNKGVTAAEAIMAGQRIVESGIKLSVMVIAGLGGQAGSARHAYHTAQAVNAIRPHMLSALTLMLYRGSQLLEQFECGKFVPLPPAAIMGELYQLISAIELPAASHCLFRSNHSSNHIAFAATLPKDKARLLADIKAAQSQLADVTEWDPYNNVE, encoded by the coding sequence ATGTACAGGTCGGTCAAGTTCCGCACCCGGCCCCTGGAAGAAATCATGGCGCAGATTCAGGCTGCCAAACCCTATGCGCTGCAGATCCGCCGCATCTTTCTGGCGGACGGCAATGCGCTGGTGCTGGCAACAGACAAGCTGCTGCAGGTATTGGCTGTCTTACAGCAAACGTTTCCCCGTCTGCAGCGGGTGTCCTGCTATGCCGGTCCCAAGGATATGCTGAATAAGTCGCCGGCCGAACTGACCGCCCTGCGCGAGGCCGGGCTGAAGCTTGTTTATTATGGGCTGGAGTCCGGCGATGAGGTTGTGCTTAAAGACGTTAATAAAGGGGTCACAGCGGCGGAGGCCATCATGGCCGGACAGCGTATTGTCGAGTCCGGCATCAAGCTGTCGGTGATGGTGATTGCCGGTCTTGGCGGCCAAGCGGGGTCCGCAAGGCATGCCTATCACACTGCGCAGGCAGTCAATGCCATTCGCCCCCATATGCTGAGTGCGCTAACGCTGATGCTGTACCGTGGCAGCCAGCTGCTGGAGCAGTTTGAATGTGGCAAATTTGTGCCCTTGCCGCCGGCGGCAATAATGGGTGAACTCTATCAACTGATCAGTGCCATTGAACTGCCGGCGGCCAGCCACTGCCTGTTTAGGAGCAACCATAGTTCGAACCATATTGCTTTCGCCGCTACTTTACCCAAAGATAAGGCCAGGCTGCTTGCCGACATTAAAGCGGCTCAGAGCCAGCTGGCCGACGTGACTGAGTGGGATCCCTATAATAATGTTGAGTAA
- a CDS encoding 4Fe-4S dicluster domain-containing protein: MGHIVNGEREYRLLQQRLDQNITGAPSSPVLTRILKLLFSPAEAAIARKIPLRPVAVAALARKIGLPAEALQEKILLMAEKGLVFDFEYRGQAHVVLAPIVIGFFEFVYMRTRDDLPMRELAQLFEEYMYRDDRFARDVFQQNTQLGRALAQEEALPAGDYSEVLDWEKASHVIRSARTIGLSLCACRHKASHLDKACAAPLKTCLTFNQGAEMLIKKGMAEQAGAGAAMAVLEQCKQAGLAQIADNVQRSVGFMCNCCGCCCGMIQAIKTFDLRGAVVTSSWAAAIAPEACTGCGLCVRACPVEAIGLAAGSDGRTQAVCEASLCLGCGVCYQACKRGAIRLKGRGQQVVVPETTFDRMVAMAIERGKLSSFLFDDPSRLSHRALGRIAAMVEKSAPVKAFMAVKPLRSAFLSAIAAGAKKYTER; this comes from the coding sequence TTGGGACATATTGTTAACGGGGAACGTGAATACCGTTTGCTGCAGCAGCGTCTTGATCAAAATATTACCGGGGCACCCTCTTCCCCGGTCCTGACCCGGATTCTGAAACTGCTGTTTTCGCCGGCTGAAGCAGCCATTGCCAGGAAGATTCCGCTGCGTCCCGTTGCCGTTGCGGCTTTGGCCCGCAAAATCGGGTTGCCGGCGGAAGCTTTGCAGGAAAAGATTCTGCTCATGGCCGAGAAAGGTTTAGTTTTTGACTTTGAATACCGGGGGCAGGCTCATGTCGTATTAGCGCCGATTGTCATTGGCTTTTTTGAATTTGTCTATATGCGTACCCGCGATGATTTACCCATGCGGGAGCTGGCGCAGTTATTTGAAGAGTACATGTACCGTGACGACCGCTTTGCCCGTGATGTATTCCAGCAAAATACCCAGCTGGGCCGCGCCCTGGCACAGGAAGAAGCCTTGCCGGCCGGTGACTACTCGGAGGTGCTTGACTGGGAAAAAGCCAGCCATGTTATCCGGTCCGCCAGGACAATCGGGTTATCGCTCTGTGCCTGCCGCCATAAAGCCAGCCACCTGGACAAAGCCTGTGCGGCGCCGCTGAAGACCTGTCTTACCTTTAATCAGGGAGCGGAGATGCTGATCAAAAAAGGGATGGCCGAACAGGCTGGTGCCGGTGCGGCCATGGCGGTGCTGGAACAGTGCAAACAGGCCGGGCTGGCGCAAATTGCCGACAATGTCCAACGCTCTGTCGGCTTTATGTGCAACTGTTGCGGCTGCTGCTGCGGTATGATCCAGGCTATAAAGACCTTTGACCTGCGGGGCGCTGTTGTTACCTCCAGCTGGGCAGCTGCTATTGCCCCTGAGGCCTGCACCGGCTGCGGCCTGTGCGTCCGGGCCTGTCCGGTAGAGGCCATTGGGCTGGCCGCCGGGAGTGACGGCCGCACCCAGGCGGTGTGCGAAGCCAGCTTGTGTTTGGGGTGCGGGGTATGCTATCAGGCCTGTAAGCGGGGGGCGATCCGGCTGAAAGGGCGCGGGCAGCAGGTTGTAGTCCCGGAGACCACCTTTGACCGCATGGTAGCAATGGCGATAGAGCGCGGCAAGCTGAGCAGCTTTCTTTTTGACGACCCTTCCCGGCTGAGCCACCGGGCGCTGGGGCGCATTGCCGCTATGGTCGAAAAATCGGCCCCGGTCAAGGCGTTTATGGCGGTTAAACCGCTGCGTTCTGCTTTTCTGAGCGCTATCGCTGCCGGAGCAAAAAAATACACAGAACGATAA
- a CDS encoding AIR synthase related protein gives MKIEKIRDLTLVALDRDKTMVIACDSCGGIGLKAGDALQVTPFITGKYAARVAIMEVICAGAEVICLTNTICNEFDPTGIAIIQGIEEELKAAGIREVVLTGSTEENFSTVMTGLGITAVGLAETKKLKINNIKGEALLVALGRPNVGREVLNRPEEQVNYHTIRQLLGDEAVYELIPVGSQGILYEMQELARNNRLQLKVYEQPGININKSAGPSTVVIAAVSDAYFRKGMINGPMTLLGELTLGGSGRR, from the coding sequence ATGAAAATAGAAAAGATAAGAGATTTAACGTTAGTGGCGCTGGACCGGGATAAAACGATGGTAATTGCCTGTGACAGCTGTGGCGGGATCGGCCTGAAAGCCGGCGATGCGTTACAGGTTACCCCTTTTATTACCGGCAAATATGCGGCCCGGGTTGCGATTATGGAGGTTATCTGTGCCGGGGCGGAGGTTATCTGCCTGACAAATACTATCTGCAATGAATTTGACCCGACCGGCATAGCTATTATTCAGGGGATCGAGGAAGAACTGAAAGCGGCTGGTATCCGTGAGGTTGTCCTGACCGGCAGTACGGAAGAAAACTTTTCCACAGTGATGACCGGTTTGGGGATCACGGCAGTTGGCCTGGCGGAGACTAAGAAACTGAAGATCAACAATATTAAGGGCGAGGCGTTGCTTGTTGCCCTTGGCCGGCCGAACGTCGGCCGGGAGGTATTAAACAGGCCGGAGGAGCAGGTCAATTATCATACAATCAGGCAGCTGCTCGGCGATGAGGCCGTTTATGAACTCATCCCGGTCGGTTCCCAAGGGATATTATACGAAATGCAGGAATTGGCGCGCAATAACAGGCTGCAGCTCAAAGTCTACGAGCAGCCCGGGATTAATATCAATAAATCAGCCGGTCCCAGTACGGTTGTGATTGCGGCAGTCAGTGACGCCTATTTCCGTAAAGGGATGATTAACGGTCCTATGACCTTGCTGGGGGAACTTACCCTTGGCGGCAGTGGCCGGAGGTGA
- a CDS encoding nucleotidyltransferase family protein, producing the protein MGRQKLLLPLGNKPLAAHVLSTVRSLPWADCVAVIGEPAAELAGLCARYSVKAVYNAGRARGQSTSIVLALQTLPQSLAGMMFFLGDQPLVSKELIQAIRACFARQASDKAIIVPCHQGQRYSPVLFGSHWRAALAGLTGDTGGRKVIRENPAWVTPLKWPEPAPFYDADTWAEYQQLLKLYQAAYAHTDNI; encoded by the coding sequence ATGGGACGGCAGAAGCTGCTGCTGCCTTTGGGCAATAAACCGCTGGCCGCCCATGTGCTAAGTACGGTGCGCAGCCTGCCCTGGGCGGACTGTGTGGCCGTAATCGGTGAGCCGGCGGCGGAACTGGCCGGGCTGTGTGCCCGGTATTCGGTTAAGGCCGTGTATAATGCCGGCCGGGCTAGGGGCCAGTCCACCTCGATTGTGCTGGCACTGCAAACGCTGCCGCAGTCCTTAGCCGGCATGATGTTTTTCCTCGGTGATCAGCCGCTGGTTAGCAAAGAGCTGATTCAGGCAATCCGTGCCTGCTTTGCCCGGCAGGCCAGCGATAAGGCGATTATTGTACCCTGCCATCAGGGGCAGCGCTACAGCCCGGTATTGTTCGGCAGTCACTGGCGTGCGGCCCTGGCCGGGTTAACCGGTGACACCGGCGGCCGCAAGGTTATCCGGGAAAACCCGGCGTGGGTTACGCCGCTGAAATGGCCTGAGCCGGCACCGTTTTATGACGCCGACACCTGGGCAGAGTATCAACAGCTGCTAAAGCTGTATCAAGCAGCTTACGCACATACTGATAATATCTGA
- a CDS encoding transposase: MARAARVKSESGIYHIMIIGINKQFIVADEEDHQKFLAVLKECKTVSQYKIYAYCLLGNHIHLLLKTDKEGLEKIFKRIGARYVYYYNWKYKRSGPLFQDRFRSEPVDNDSYILTVLRYIHNHPVAAGLVKSPGQYPWSSYHEYLGRASLVDAEYISGIMNREEFAHFHQQQEPATVLDISAEHLRLTDEEAKIILSEVSGVVDTSAFMGLDAAKRKASLRELRKRGLSIRQISRLTGVSKALVEKK; this comes from the coding sequence GTGGCAAGAGCAGCCCGGGTAAAAAGCGAAAGCGGCATATACCATATCATGATTATCGGGATCAATAAACAGTTCATAGTAGCGGATGAAGAGGATCATCAAAAATTTCTGGCCGTATTAAAAGAATGTAAAACTGTCAGTCAATATAAAATATATGCCTACTGCTTGCTGGGCAATCATATCCACTTATTATTAAAGACTGACAAAGAAGGCTTAGAGAAAATCTTCAAAAGAATTGGTGCCAGATATGTATATTATTATAATTGGAAATATAAAAGAAGCGGGCCTTTGTTTCAGGACCGGTTTAGAAGTGAGCCGGTAGATAATGACAGTTATATATTAACTGTATTAAGGTATATACATAATCATCCGGTTGCTGCCGGTCTGGTCAAATCACCGGGCCAATATCCCTGGAGCAGCTATCATGAGTACCTTGGCAGAGCTAGTCTGGTCGATGCGGAGTATATTTCCGGGATAATGAACCGGGAGGAATTTGCCCATTTTCATCAGCAGCAGGAACCTGCGACCGTTCTTGATATTAGTGCAGAGCATTTGCGGCTGACAGATGAGGAGGCGAAAATTATCCTCAGCGAGGTCAGCGGCGTTGTGGATACCAGTGCTTTTATGGGCTTAGATGCGGCAAAACGGAAGGCTTCTCTCCGGGAGCTGCGAAAGCGGGGCTTATCAATCCGGCAAATATCCCGCCTGACGGGAGTAAGTAAAGCTCTTGTTGAGAAAAAGTAG